Part of the Williamwhitmania sp. genome, CGTATTTTTGGAAGCGAGATCGCTGAAAAGTGAATCCATCAACTCGGCCCATCTCCTGCTCGCTATTTTAAAGGATGAGGGCAGCATGGTTTCCTTAATGCTTGCTGAATCTAACATCGACTACTTTGTGGTTAGAAATAAGTTAGAGGGAAGCCAGGTTCAGTCAAGGGCAGACTACTCCGACGATGACGATGAAAAGGAGCAATTTGGAGTTCCAAAGGGCACACCACAGCCTGGTGGAAGGCCTTCGTCCGATACCCCCGTTCTCGATAATTTTGGTATCGACCTCACCAAGGCAGCTGAGGAAAATAGGCTTGATCCAATAATTGGCCGTGAACGTGAGATTGAACGTATTGCCCAAATTCTAAGCAGGAGAAAGAAAAATAACCCCATCCTCATTGGAGAACCTGGGGTTGGAAAATCTGCTATTGCCGAAGGTCTTGCCTTGAGAATTGTGAAGAAAAAAGTTTCTAGAGTACTATTTAACAAGCGAGTTGTTGCGCTTGACTTAGCAGCCATTGTTGCTGGTACAAAATACAGAGGACAGTTTGAGGAGCGCATGAAGGCCATTCTTAACGAATTGGCAAAAACGAGCAATGTTATTCTATTCATCGATGAAATTCACACCATTGTTGGTGCTGGAGGAGCAACAGGTTCGCTCGATGCAGCCAACATGCTTAAACCAGCACTGGCACGAGGCGAAATTCAGTGTATTGGGGCCACCACCCTTGATGAATATCGTGAACATATTGAGAAAGATGGAGCACTTGAGCGTCGCTTTCAGAAGGTAATGGTGGAGCCAACCTCCCCGGAAGAGACTTATGAGATATTGAACAACATTAAAGAGCGGTATGAAGATCACCACAATGTAATTTATACCCCTGAGGCTATTGATGCCTGCGTGAAGTTAACGCAACGATACATTTCCGATCGACACTTGCCTGATAAGGCAATTGATGCCTTGGATGAAGCAGGATCAAGGGTACATATTGCCAACATAAAGGTGCCCGAACGCGTCGTCATGCTCGAAAAACAAATTGAGGAAACTCGCAATGAGAAGCTTAAGGCGGTGAAGAACCAAAACTTTGAAATGGCTGCCTCCTTCCGCGATAGAGAGCGTCAGTTTTCCGAACTCCTTGATCAAGAACAGAAAAAGTGGGAAAAGGAACTTTCCCAGAATCGAGAAACGGTTGATGCGGAAAAGGTTGCAGAGGTTGTTGCCATGATGACCGGCGTTCCTGTTCAGCGTATTGCCCAGGCAGAAGGTGAACGGTTGCTGGTAATGGCTGACGAGTTAAGAACAAAGGTTATTGGTCAAGATGAAGCCATCGGAAAGGTTGTAAAGGCTATCCAACGAAATAGAGCAGGATTAAAAGATCCACTTAAACCCATTGGAACCTTCGTTTTTCTCGGTCCAACTGGTGTCGGTAAAACACAACTTGCCA contains:
- a CDS encoding ATP-dependent Clp protease ATP-binding subunit, coding for VFLEARSLKSESINSAHLLLAILKDEGSMVSLMLAESNIDYFVVRNKLEGSQVQSRADYSDDDDEKEQFGVPKGTPQPGGRPSSDTPVLDNFGIDLTKAAEENRLDPIIGREREIERIAQILSRRKKNNPILIGEPGVGKSAIAEGLALRIVKKKVSRVLFNKRVVALDLAAIVAGTKYRGQFEERMKAILNELAKTSNVILFIDEIHTIVGAGGATGSLDAANMLKPALARGEIQCIGATTLDEYREHIEKDGALERRFQKVMVEPTSPEETYEILNNIKERYEDHHNVIYTPEAIDACVKLTQRYISDRHLPDKAIDALDEAGSRVHIANIKVPERVVMLEKQIEETRNEKLKAVKNQNFEMAASFRDRERQFSELLDQEQKKWEKELSQNRETVDAEKVAEVVAMMTGVPVQRIAQAEGERLLVMADELRTKVIGQDEAIGKVVKAIQRNRAGLKDPLKPIGTFVFLGPTGVGKTQLAKVLAKYLFDSTDNLIRIDMSEYMEKFSVSRLVGAPPGYIGYEEGGQLTEKVRRKPYSVVLLDEIEKAHPDVFHILLQVLDEGLLTDSLGRKVDFKNTIVIMTSNIGSRELKEFGQGVGFSTQAKSDAPNEYSKSLVQKALRKAFAPEFLNRIDDIVMFNTLERKELHKIIDLELKGLIDRVISLGFNVKVNLAAKDFLVDKGYDIQFGARPLKRAIQKYLEDPLAEVIIKGTLALNSVISVGYTKGKDELNIKLGKSSLTEVDEQND